From Pan paniscus chromosome 9, NHGRI_mPanPan1-v2.0_pri, whole genome shotgun sequence, the proteins below share one genomic window:
- the LOC100986442 gene encoding olfactory receptor 52P1 encodes MSSTLGHNMESPNHTDVDPSVFFLLGIPGLEQFHLWLSLPVCGLGTATIVGNITILVVVATEPVLHKPVYLFLCMLSTIDLAASVSTVPKLLAIFWCGAGHISASACLAQMFFIHAFCMMESTVLLAMAFDRYVAICHPLRYATILTDTIIARIGVAAVVRGSLLMLPCPFLIGRLNFCQSHVILHTYCEHMAVVKLACGDTRPNRVYGLTAALLVIGVDLFCIGLSYALIAQAVLRLSSHEARSKALGTCGSHVCVILISYTPALFSFFTHRFGHHVPVHIHILLANVYLLLPPALNPVVYGVKTKQIRKRVVRVFQSGQGMGIKASE; translated from the coding sequence ATGTCCAGCACTCTTGGCCACAACATGGAATCTCCTAATCACACTGATGTTGACCCTTCTGTCTTCTTCCTCCTGGGCATCCCAGGTCTGGAACAATTTCATTTGTGGCTCTCACTCCCTGTGTGTGGCTTAGGCACAGCCACAATTGTGGGCAATATAACTATTCTGGTTGTTGTTGCCACTGAACCAGTCTTGCACAAGCCTGTGTACCTTTTTCTGTGCATGCTCTCAACCATCGACTTGGCTGCCTCTGTCTCCACAGTTCCCAAGCTACTGGCTATCTTCTGGTGTGGAGCCGGACATATATCTGCCTCTGCCTGCCTGGCACAGATGTTCTTCATTCATGCCTTCTGCATGATGGAGTCCACTGTGCTACTGGCCATGGCCTTTGATCGCTACGTGGCCATCTGCCACCCACTCCGCTATGCCACAATCCTCACTGACACCATCATTGCCCGCATAGGGGTGGCAGCTGTAGTGCGAGGCTCCCTGCTCATGCTCCCATGTCCCTTCCTTATTGGGCGTTTGAACTTCTGCCAAAGCCATGTGATCCTACACACGTACTGTGAGCACATGGCTGTGGTGAAGCTGGCCTGTGGAGACACCAGGCCTAACCGTGTGTATGGGCTGACAGCTGCACTGTTGGTCATTGGGGTTGACTTGTTTTGCATTGGTCTCTCCTATGCCCTAATTGCACAAGCTGTCCTTCGCCTCTCATCCCATGAAGCTCGGTCCAAGGCCCTAGGGACCTGTGGTTCCCATGTCTGTGTCATCCTCATCTCTTATACACCAGCCCTCTTCTCCTTTTTTACACACCGCTTTGGCCATCACGTTCCAGTCCATATTCACATTCTTTTGGCCAATGTTTATCTGCTTTTGCCACCTGCTCTTAATCCTGTGGTATATGGAGTTAAGACCAAACAGATCCGTAAAAGAGTTGTCAGGGTGTTTCAAAGTGGGCAGGGAATGGGCATCAAGGCATCTGAGTGA
- the LOC100987113 gene encoding olfactory receptor 56B1: MNHMSASLKISNSSKFQVSEFILLGFPGIHSWQHWLSLPLALLYLSALAANTLILIIIWQNPSLQQPMYIFLGILCMVDMGLATTIVPKILAIFWFDAKVISLPECFAQIYAIHFFVGMESGILLCMAFDRYVAICHPLRYPSIVTSSLILKATLFMVLRNGLFVTPVPVLAAQRDYCSRNEIEHCLCSNLGVTSLACDDRRPNSICQLVLAWLGMGSDLSLIILSYILILYSVLRLNSAEAAAKALSTCSSHLTLILFFYTIVVVISVTHLTEMKATLIPVLLNVLHNIIPPSLNPIVYALQTKELRAAFQKVLFALTKEIRS, translated from the coding sequence ATGAATCATATGTCTGCATCTCTCAAAATCTCCAATAGCTCCAAATTCCAGGTCTCTGAGTTCATCCTGCTGGGATTCCCGGGCATTCACAGCTGGCAACACTGGTTATCTCTGCCCCTGGCACTACTGTATCTCTCAGCACTTGCTGCAAACACcctcatcctcatcatcatctGGCAGAACCCTTCTTTACAGCAGCCCATGTATATTTTCCTTGGCATCCTCTGTATGGTAGACATGGGTCTGGCCACTACTATCGTCCCTAAGATCCTGGCCATCTTCTGGTTTGATGCCAAGGTTATTAGCCTCCCTGAGTGCTTTGCTCAGATTTATGCCATTCACTTCTTTGTGGGCATGGAGTCTGGTATCCTCCTCTGCATGGCTTTTGATAGATATGTGGCTATTTGTCACCCTCTTCGCTATCCATCAATTGTCACCAGTTCCTTAATCTTAAAAGCTACCCTGTTCATGGTGCTGAGAAATGGCTTATTTGTCACGCCAGTGCCTGTGCTTGCAGCACAGCGTGATTATTGCTCCAGGAATGAAATTGAACACTGCCTGTGCTCTAACCTTGGGGTCACAAGCCTGGCTTGTGATGACAGGAGGCCAAACAGCATTTGCCAGTTGGTTCTGGCATGGCTTGGAATGGGGAGTGATCTAAGTCTTATTATACTGTCATATATTTTGATTCTGTACTCTGTACTTAGACTGAACTCAGCTGAAGCTGCAGCCAAGGCCCTGAGCACTTGTAGTTCACATCTCACCCTCATCCTTTTCTTTTACACTATTGTTGTAGTGATTTCAGTGACTCATCTGACAGAGATGAAGGCTACTTTGATTCCAGTTCTACTTAATGTGTTGCACAACATCATCCCCCCATCCCTCAACCCTATAGTTTATGCACTTCAGACCAAAGAACTTAGGGCAGCCTTCCAAAAGGTGCTGTTTGCCCTTACAAAAGAAATAAGATCTTAG